In Sphingomonas sp. SUN019, one genomic interval encodes:
- a CDS encoding FAD-dependent oxidoreductase: protein MLKNVLVVGGGIGGMTAALALALARRGVAVTLIDSDPAWRVYGAGITITGMSLRAFDDLGVLDEIRARGFVHDGMRPLKFTGEPLGEPMRAPPGSPPVMYGGGIMRPVLHDILSTRVRAAGIDVRLGVKVETLEQDDVKDSGGVDVAFSDGVTARYDLVVGADGIFSKTRAMIFPDAPKPQFTDQGCWRIVANRPPQIDRAEIYFGGPLKLGMSPISQEQMYVFLLEHVPGNPWFAPETHVAHLSELMEPFGGNVPAVRAALGEDSQIVYRPLEWLLLPDPWYKGRVLLIGDAAHATTPHMASGAGLAVEDGLVLAEELAKIDDVAAALRGFMDRRFERAKLVVESSVRSGEMEISGGDRAQQTGLLASATRALAQPY, encoded by the coding sequence ATGCTGAAGAACGTTCTGGTCGTCGGCGGCGGCATCGGCGGGATGACGGCTGCGCTGGCGCTGGCGCTGGCGCGGCGCGGCGTCGCGGTGACGCTGATCGATTCCGATCCCGCGTGGCGCGTCTATGGCGCGGGCATCACCATCACCGGCATGTCGCTGCGCGCATTCGACGATCTCGGCGTGCTGGACGAAATTCGCGCGCGGGGTTTCGTCCATGACGGGATGCGCCCGCTAAAGTTCACCGGCGAACCGCTGGGCGAACCGATGCGCGCGCCGCCGGGGTCGCCCCCGGTCATGTACGGCGGCGGCATCATGCGCCCGGTGCTGCACGACATCTTGTCGACGCGCGTCCGCGCGGCCGGGATCGACGTGCGGCTGGGCGTGAAGGTCGAGACGCTGGAGCAGGATGACGTCAAAGACTCTGGGGGCGTCGACGTCGCGTTCAGCGACGGCGTGACCGCGCGCTACGATCTGGTGGTCGGCGCGGACGGCATCTTTTCCAAGACCCGGGCCATGATCTTTCCCGATGCGCCGAAACCGCAATTCACCGATCAGGGATGCTGGCGGATCGTCGCCAATCGTCCTCCGCAGATCGATCGCGCCGAAATCTACTTCGGCGGTCCGCTGAAGCTCGGCATGTCGCCGATCTCGCAGGAACAGATGTACGTCTTCCTGCTCGAACACGTGCCCGGCAATCCGTGGTTCGCGCCCGAAACGCATGTCGCGCACCTGAGCGAACTGATGGAGCCGTTCGGCGGCAATGTGCCCGCAGTGCGCGCGGCGCTCGGCGAGGATTCGCAGATCGTCTACCGTCCGCTCGAGTGGCTGCTGCTGCCCGATCCCTGGTACAAGGGCCGCGTGCTGCTGATCGGCGACGCCGCGCATGCGACCACGCCGCATATGGCGTCGGGCGCGGGGCTGGCGGTCGAGGACGGGCTGGTGCTCGCCGAGGAACTGGCGAAGATCGACGACGTGGCGGCGGCGCTGCGCGGCTTCATGGATCGCCGGTTCGAACGCGCAAAGCTGGTGGTGGAATCGTCGGTTCGCTCGGGCGAGATGGAAATCTCGGGCGGCGACCGTGCGCAGCAGACCGGCCTGCTGGCGTCCGCCACGCGGGCGCTCGCACAACCTTATTGA
- a CDS encoding SDR family NAD(P)-dependent oxidoreductase, with product MTTQLFDLSGKIAVVTGSSRGLGYAIAEAMIAQGATVIVSSENAGDTAAAAAALGATGITCDVSDNAAIAALVAQTVERFGGIDILVSNAGIQGGPSADPLDMTIFDRVIAVNLRSMAVLTKHALPHMAGREGASVILISSISALRGNAKIDAYALAKAGIAQLARNIAVQWGPKGVRANAIAPGLIDTRLADHLKADETFMARRMQMTPLRRMGEPHEIAGVAVFLAAPAGGFVNGQVIVADGGTVITDGS from the coding sequence ATGACGACGCAGTTGTTCGACCTGTCGGGCAAGATCGCGGTGGTGACGGGGTCGAGCCGGGGCCTCGGCTATGCGATCGCGGAAGCGATGATCGCGCAGGGAGCGACCGTGATCGTGTCGAGCGAGAATGCCGGCGATACCGCTGCCGCGGCTGCGGCATTGGGTGCGACCGGCATCACATGCGACGTCTCCGACAATGCCGCCATCGCTGCGTTGGTTGCGCAGACGGTCGAACGCTTCGGCGGGATCGACATCTTGGTGTCCAACGCCGGGATTCAGGGCGGACCATCGGCCGACCCGCTCGACATGACGATCTTTGATCGCGTCATCGCGGTCAATCTGCGGTCGATGGCGGTGCTGACGAAGCATGCGTTGCCGCACATGGCGGGGCGCGAAGGCGCGTCCGTCATCCTGATATCGAGCATTTCCGCGCTGCGCGGCAATGCGAAGATCGACGCCTATGCGCTGGCCAAGGCGGGAATCGCGCAGCTCGCGCGCAATATCGCGGTGCAATGGGGGCCGAAAGGCGTGCGCGCCAATGCGATCGCGCCGGGGCTGATCGACACGCGCCTGGCCGATCATCTGAAAGCCGACGAAACGTTCATGGCTAGGCGGATGCAGATGACCCCGCTGCGCCGCATGGGCGAGCCGCATGAGATCGCCGGCGTCGCGGTGTTCCTTGCCGCGCCCGCGGGCGGGTTCGTCAATGGACAGGTGATCGTCGCGGACGGCGGCACCGTGATTACCGATGGGAGCTGA
- a CDS encoding LysR family transcriptional regulator, which translates to MRLDRLDLNLLIALDALLQERGVSLAADRLNLSQSAASGALARLREYFNDDLLVLHGRSMALTPRAEKLVDPVHSVLEQIRATIMVAEPFDPATSDRTLSIMATDYIVEILLRPAIVACATEAPGIRFELVPIVEHPVDALQRGHADLLIGIDNVVSTDHPSALLYTEDFVVAGWRDNPLLTGPMTLECYEQLGHVAVRFGRQTSSYESTATRLRSVARRVEVIAPNFMSVASLLVGTNRIATIHRLLAVRLAEFLPLTLMELPFEMPPVREIAQWSSRNANDPAIAWLVDRLKRIAAQLQSTSGRTAL; encoded by the coding sequence ATGCGTCTCGACCGGCTCGACCTCAACCTGCTAATCGCGCTGGACGCGCTGTTGCAGGAGCGCGGCGTGTCGCTCGCGGCCGATCGCCTCAACCTCAGCCAGTCCGCGGCGAGCGGCGCGCTCGCCAGGCTGCGGGAGTATTTCAACGACGATCTGCTGGTCTTGCACGGGCGCAGCATGGCGCTGACCCCGCGCGCCGAAAAGCTGGTCGATCCGGTCCATTCGGTGCTGGAGCAGATCCGCGCCACCATCATGGTCGCCGAGCCGTTCGACCCGGCGACCTCGGATCGCACGCTGTCGATCATGGCGACCGACTATATCGTCGAAATCCTGCTGCGGCCCGCAATCGTCGCCTGCGCGACCGAGGCGCCGGGCATCCGGTTCGAGCTGGTGCCGATCGTCGAGCACCCGGTGGACGCGCTGCAGCGTGGGCATGCCGACCTGCTGATCGGCATCGACAATGTGGTGTCGACCGACCATCCCAGCGCCTTGCTGTACACCGAGGATTTCGTGGTCGCGGGTTGGCGGGACAATCCGCTGCTTACCGGGCCGATGACCCTGGAATGCTATGAGCAGCTTGGTCACGTCGCGGTCCGGTTCGGGCGCCAGACGTCGAGCTATGAATCGACGGCGACGCGCCTGCGGTCGGTGGCGCGCCGGGTCGAGGTGATCGCGCCCAACTTCATGTCGGTCGCCAGTCTGCTGGTCGGGACGAACCGTATCGCAACGATCCACCGGCTGCTCGCGGTTCGCCTAGCGGAGTTCCTGCCGCTGACGCTGATGGAATTGCCGTTCGAAATGCCGCCGGTGCGGGAGATCGCGCAATGGTCATCCCGTAACGCAAACGATCCGGCGATCGCCTGGCTGGTGGATCGGCTGAAGCGGATCGCGGCGCAGCTTCAATCCACGTCCGGCCGAACCGCGCTATGA
- a CDS encoding aromatic ring-hydroxylating dioxygenase subunit alpha — MDAAQNELLTQVGPATPMGEVLRRHWFPVAGVSEFDSERIKAIRLLGEDLVLYRDLSGTFGLTERQCAHRRADLSYGFVEKCGLRCSYHGWTYDQTGQCVAMPFEDTVVPQAKYKDKIRIKAYPVKAHAGLLWTYMGPSPAPELPDWEPFGWNNGFRQIVISELPCNWLQAQENSIDPVHFEWMHMNWGRRQEDENAELGPRHMEIAFDEFEYGLIYKRKREDLMENHSMWTVGRVCLWPNAFYLGDHFEWRIPIDDENMLSIGWMFNRVPNEQELYVQDRIPTWRGPVVDPETGRWHSRHVMNQDFVAWVGQGTIADRTKEKLGLSDRGIQMLRKQLLKDVAAVERGEDPKGIIRDPEKAKNVELPTAERDLLVKGASLDAFMKHPFFGHHMHEFLFQAGQPRAVWEEFCAAMGIDPGHSTGLPPAAARFGVAQGAEKEEAGP, encoded by the coding sequence ATGGACGCGGCACAGAACGAATTATTGACGCAGGTCGGACCGGCCACGCCGATGGGCGAAGTGCTGCGCCGTCATTGGTTCCCCGTGGCCGGGGTCAGCGAGTTCGATTCGGAACGGATCAAGGCGATCCGCCTGCTCGGCGAGGACCTGGTGCTGTACCGCGACCTCAGCGGCACCTTCGGGCTGACCGAGCGCCAGTGCGCGCATCGCCGCGCAGACCTGTCCTACGGCTTCGTCGAGAAGTGCGGCCTGCGCTGCAGCTATCACGGCTGGACCTACGACCAGACCGGACAGTGCGTCGCAATGCCGTTCGAGGACACCGTCGTCCCGCAGGCCAAATACAAGGACAAGATCCGGATCAAGGCCTATCCGGTCAAGGCCCATGCCGGCCTGCTGTGGACGTACATGGGGCCGTCGCCCGCCCCGGAACTGCCCGACTGGGAGCCGTTCGGCTGGAACAACGGATTCCGCCAGATCGTCATCTCCGAACTGCCGTGCAACTGGCTTCAGGCGCAGGAGAATTCGATCGATCCGGTGCATTTCGAATGGATGCACATGAACTGGGGGCGGCGGCAGGAGGACGAGAATGCCGAATTGGGGCCGCGCCACATGGAGATCGCGTTCGACGAATTCGAGTACGGGCTGATCTACAAGCGCAAGCGCGAAGACCTGATGGAGAACCATTCCATGTGGACCGTCGGGCGCGTGTGCCTGTGGCCGAACGCTTTCTATCTGGGCGACCATTTCGAGTGGCGCATACCGATCGACGACGAGAACATGCTGAGCATCGGGTGGATGTTCAATCGCGTGCCGAACGAGCAGGAGCTCTATGTCCAGGATCGCATCCCGACATGGCGCGGGCCGGTCGTCGATCCCGAGACGGGACGCTGGCACAGCCGCCACGTGATGAACCAGGATTTCGTCGCCTGGGTCGGGCAGGGGACGATCGCCGACCGCACGAAGGAGAAACTGGGCCTGTCCGACCGCGGCATCCAGATGCTGCGCAAGCAATTGCTGAAGGACGTGGCCGCGGTCGAACGCGGCGAAGACCCCAAGGGCATCATCCGCGATCCCGAAAAGGCCAAGAACGTCGAACTGCCGACCGCCGAGCGCGACCTGCTGGTCAAGGGCGCGAGCCTGGACGCGTTCATGAAGCATCCGTTCTTCGGCCATCACATGCATGAATTCCTGTTCCAGGCCGGGCAGCCGCGCGCGGTGTGGGAGGAATTCTGCGCGGCGATGGGGATCGACCCCGGCCATTCGACCGGCCTGCCGCCAGCGGCGGCGCGGTTCGGGGTGGCGCAAGGCGCGGAGAAGGAGGAAGCGGGGCCGTAG
- a CDS encoding cupin domain-containing protein: MSALPPVRRVVTGHDAAGKAVVIADALLDSRPNPSGDALFTLVWTTATAPVDNDDATDGRERTVGLTQPGGSVLRAVDLLPGKRAPMHRTDSLDYGIVLSGAIELLLDDDAVTLVEAGGIIIQRGTIHGWRNPSADTTARVAFALLDATSATVDGVALPAIHPGAVPSKS, encoded by the coding sequence ATGTCTGCACTACCCCCCGTTCGCCGGGTCGTCACCGGCCACGACGCCGCCGGCAAGGCCGTCGTCATCGCCGACGCGCTGCTCGATAGTCGGCCGAACCCGAGCGGGGACGCGCTGTTCACGCTCGTCTGGACCACCGCGACGGCCCCGGTCGACAATGACGACGCGACCGACGGGCGCGAGCGTACGGTGGGGCTGACGCAGCCGGGCGGATCGGTGCTGCGCGCGGTCGATCTGTTGCCCGGCAAGCGCGCGCCGATGCACCGCACCGACAGTCTGGATTACGGCATCGTCCTGTCCGGGGCGATCGAGCTCCTGCTCGACGACGACGCCGTGACGCTGGTCGAGGCGGGCGGCATCATCATCCAGCGCGGGACGATCCACGGCTGGCGCAACCCGAGTGCGGACACGACCGCGCGTGTCGCCTTCGCGCTGCTGGATGCGACGTCCGCGACCGTCGACGGCGTGGCCTTGCCCGCGATCCATCCGGGCGCGGTTCCCTCGAAATCCTGA
- a CDS encoding VOC family protein, whose translation MTARVTDLHYVAHAVPDLAAERKFYGETWGLTEVAEEDGKIYFAAEGSEHPFVIRLRQDDEKKTDLIGFSAGSAADVDAIFAQAVAAGAKPIAEPGSAEGPHGGYAARFFDPEGRALEVICDADKRAAREIKPGEAIPIGLSHVVLHSPDHKGLLKFYEDVLGFKLSDWIGEFMVFLRCNPAHHRLAIMPGKPALNHVAFDVASVDELMRGLGRLTKDGVTLSWGPGRHTAGNNTFTYYLTPNGNAVEYTSDLEDIDDATWVPKTYEMTPQITDQWGTGRIIMGNVPHQTMDADKGLWCVPA comes from the coding sequence ATGACCGCCCGAGTGACCGACCTTCATTATGTCGCCCACGCCGTGCCGGACCTGGCGGCGGAGCGGAAATTCTATGGCGAGACCTGGGGCCTGACCGAGGTGGCCGAGGAAGACGGCAAGATCTATTTCGCCGCCGAAGGGTCCGAACATCCGTTCGTCATCCGGCTGCGCCAGGACGACGAGAAGAAGACCGACCTGATCGGCTTTTCCGCCGGCTCCGCCGCCGATGTCGACGCGATCTTCGCGCAGGCGGTCGCTGCAGGGGCGAAGCCGATCGCCGAGCCCGGCTCTGCGGAGGGTCCGCACGGCGGTTATGCCGCGCGCTTCTTCGATCCAGAAGGCCGCGCGCTCGAAGTGATCTGCGACGCGGACAAACGCGCCGCGCGGGAGATCAAACCGGGCGAGGCGATCCCGATCGGCCTCAGCCATGTCGTGCTGCATTCGCCCGATCATAAGGGTCTGCTGAAGTTCTACGAAGACGTGCTCGGTTTCAAGCTGTCCGACTGGATCGGCGAGTTCATGGTGTTCCTGCGCTGCAACCCGGCGCACCACCGCCTTGCGATCATGCCGGGCAAGCCGGCGCTGAACCATGTCGCGTTCGACGTCGCCTCGGTCGATGAACTGATGCGCGGCCTCGGCCGGCTGACGAAGGACGGCGTCACGCTTAGCTGGGGGCCGGGGCGGCACACGGCGGGCAACAACACTTTCACTTACTACCTGACCCCCAACGGCAATGCGGTCGAATACACCTCCGACCTCGAGGATATCGACGACGCAACGTGGGTGCCCAAAACCTATGAAATGACGCCGCAGATCACCGATCAATGGGGCACAGGGCGGATCATCATGGGCAACGTCCCGCATCAGACGATGGACGCCGACAAAGGACTCTGGTGCGTACCGGCCTGA
- a CDS encoding TonB-dependent receptor — translation MKHIILAAVSGLAIAVASAQAQAAPVGQATPADNASQGAATSSADDERPGGLEDIIVTAQRTEETAQKAPLAIAVIKPEELIRQNVTRAEDLSRVVPALVATASGGPNTTFFLRGVGNTTNNSYSDPAISFNYDGVYIGRPNSTQGFFYDLQRIEVLKGPQGTLYGRNATGGAINVIPQRPEVGVNSGEFQASYGNYEAVQAQGAVNLAIGDTGAFRLSGAYVKHDGYLSDGTGDQDQKSVRAQVLAELTPNLTTRIGADFSHQGGVGPGSFIYGTFAFSPPVAGYVFTPTPQLGPKVGVHDPRTEAFVQTRFIPGAGRFSEPVNSYPSSDNSVWGVTNETNWVTGAGKLTVQAAYRESFIHSLSTTSNFRGFRQDEGNDQTTIEARLAGKAGPVDYLIGAFLFDENIDSKAAINQLTVLPIQTYKTGTNSKAVFGKLGLHVGDGLTLTAAGRYTDDTKFMNGVSDVYTLSCGNPMLPPAQDLCPAVPLIPLVFTAADVRAFYAARGILVGTNGVQPPPVVNGARVLNSRVVIDSTLETKKFTYRLAADWQFTPANLLYASYETGFHGGGFNFGKGLETYKPETIEAYTIGSKNRFFGNRLQFNVEAFYWKYKDQQIAQFGTDFSTPPISVFYTSNIGRSVIKGADVDLDFLLTPTTRIGGSVQYLDTEYKSYTVTASVMGPVPNFDTNACQITRTTIYTIDCSGASALFSPKWSFNVNAEQTIRLDGFKLVAQGGTRWRGDFFAATSYQPWVISKAVFQSDASLTLAPESDDWFVAAFVNNIEDKRRITQSNVNATLGTQSAIATAPRTYGIRIGGRF, via the coding sequence ATGAAGCATATCATCTTGGCGGCGGTGTCCGGTCTGGCCATCGCCGTCGCGTCGGCGCAGGCGCAAGCCGCGCCGGTCGGGCAGGCCACGCCAGCCGACAACGCGTCGCAGGGGGCTGCGACGTCATCGGCGGACGATGAGCGCCCCGGCGGGCTGGAGGACATCATCGTCACCGCGCAGCGCACCGAGGAAACCGCGCAGAAAGCGCCGCTCGCGATCGCGGTGATCAAGCCCGAAGAACTGATCCGCCAGAACGTAACCCGCGCGGAAGATCTGTCGCGCGTCGTGCCCGCGCTGGTCGCGACCGCGTCGGGCGGCCCCAACACCACCTTCTTCCTGCGCGGTGTCGGCAACACGACCAACAATTCGTACAGCGATCCGGCAATCTCGTTCAACTATGACGGCGTCTATATCGGCCGCCCGAATTCGACCCAGGGGTTCTTCTACGACCTGCAGCGGATCGAGGTGTTGAAGGGGCCGCAGGGCACGCTCTACGGCCGCAACGCCACCGGCGGCGCGATCAACGTCATTCCCCAGCGCCCCGAAGTCGGCGTGAACAGCGGCGAGTTCCAGGCGAGCTACGGCAATTACGAAGCGGTCCAAGCGCAGGGCGCGGTCAATCTGGCGATCGGCGACACCGGCGCGTTCCGCCTGTCGGGCGCGTACGTCAAGCATGACGGCTATCTGTCCGACGGCACCGGCGATCAGGATCAGAAGAGCGTGCGCGCGCAGGTACTTGCCGAACTGACCCCGAACCTGACGACGCGGATCGGCGCCGATTTCTCGCACCAGGGCGGCGTGGGTCCGGGTTCCTTCATCTACGGCACCTTTGCCTTCAGCCCCCCGGTCGCCGGCTATGTTTTCACGCCGACGCCGCAGCTCGGGCCGAAGGTCGGGGTGCACGATCCGCGCACCGAGGCGTTCGTGCAGACGCGCTTCATCCCCGGCGCCGGCCGGTTCTCCGAACCCGTGAACAGCTATCCCAGCTCCGACAACAGCGTGTGGGGCGTCACCAACGAAACCAATTGGGTAACCGGCGCGGGTAAGCTGACCGTTCAGGCCGCGTATCGCGAATCATTCATCCATTCGCTGTCGACCACGTCGAATTTCCGCGGCTTCCGCCAGGATGAGGGCAACGATCAGACGACTATCGAAGCGCGCTTAGCCGGCAAGGCGGGTCCGGTCGATTACCTGATCGGCGCGTTCCTCTTCGATGAAAACATCGACAGCAAGGCGGCGATCAACCAGCTGACGGTGCTGCCGATCCAGACGTACAAGACCGGCACCAACTCGAAGGCGGTGTTCGGCAAGCTGGGTCTGCATGTCGGCGACGGGCTGACGCTGACCGCGGCGGGCCGGTATACCGACGATACGAAATTCATGAATGGCGTCAGCGACGTGTATACGTTGAGCTGCGGGAATCCCATGCTTCCCCCGGCGCAGGATCTGTGTCCGGCCGTGCCGCTAATACCGCTGGTCTTCACCGCAGCCGACGTGCGCGCCTTTTACGCTGCCCGCGGCATCCTGGTCGGGACCAACGGCGTGCAACCGCCTCCGGTGGTCAACGGCGCGAGAGTGCTCAACAGCCGGGTCGTGATCGATTCGACGCTGGAGACCAAGAAGTTCACCTATCGCCTCGCCGCCGACTGGCAATTCACGCCCGCGAACCTGCTGTACGCCAGTTATGAAACCGGCTTCCACGGCGGCGGCTTCAATTTCGGCAAGGGGCTTGAAACCTACAAGCCGGAAACGATCGAAGCCTATACGATAGGGTCGAAGAACCGGTTCTTCGGCAACCGGCTGCAATTCAACGTCGAGGCGTTCTACTGGAAGTACAAGGATCAGCAGATCGCGCAGTTCGGCACCGATTTCAGCACGCCGCCGATCTCGGTATTCTACACTTCGAACATCGGCCGCAGCGTGATCAAGGGCGCCGACGTCGATCTCGACTTCTTGCTGACCCCCACGACGCGAATCGGCGGCAGCGTCCAGTATCTCGACACCGAATATAAATCGTACACCGTCACCGCATCGGTGATGGGTCCGGTGCCGAACTTCGACACCAACGCCTGCCAGATCACGCGGACGACGATCTACACGATCGACTGTTCGGGCGCGTCGGCGCTGTTCTCGCCGAAATGGTCGTTCAACGTGAATGCCGAGCAGACCATCCGGCTCGACGGTTTCAAGCTGGTCGCGCAGGGCGGTACGCGGTGGCGCGGCGATTTCTTCGCCGCCACCAGTTATCAGCCGTGGGTGATTTCGAAAGCCGTGTTCCAGTCCGACGCGTCGCTGACGCTCGCGCCCGAATCGGACGACTGGTTTGTGGCCGCCTTCGTCAACAATATCGAAGACAAGCGGCGCATCACTCAGTCCAACGTCAACGCAACGCTGGGCACGCAATCGGCCATCGCGACCGCGCCGCGCACCTACGGCATCCGCATCGGTGGGCGCTTCTAG
- a CDS encoding MFS transporter, which produces MNVTNAHPASTDIAPPRSGLVAAYALTLLLLANIFNYADRALLGIVVEPIRKELLLSDTQISIVSGFAFSLFFLIAAIAIARLVDRGNRRLILAVGVALWSCATAATGFAQGFWTLALCRMLVGVGEAVVFPVALSLLADLYPGPRLTRQVSIFQASSGIGIMVGSVLAGILAAAHGWRTMFGIFGVAGLALVLLIALTMRPTPRIASADAAPAQDRNLIGALRAILQVPGLGWLALGYGASNMALACLPVWSPAFLLRSHGVQLAEVGALVGPPAVLGGIAGGILSGILATRLIKRSGNRRAGLIVPIIALPLAIPAYATFLFAPSLQTVVLAIAVMNFLLSSGLGPCVALAVSLVPATRRGITSTLMLIVQNLLAFAIGPLLIGVVSDALHPVYGEDALRYALATMLAAPLAASLLLWTARRRISAG; this is translated from the coding sequence ATGAACGTCACGAATGCCCATCCCGCGTCGACCGATATCGCGCCGCCGCGCAGCGGCCTGGTCGCCGCCTATGCGCTGACGCTGCTGCTGCTCGCCAACATCTTCAACTATGCCGACCGCGCGCTGCTGGGCATCGTCGTCGAGCCGATCCGCAAGGAATTGCTGCTGAGCGATACGCAGATCAGCATCGTTTCGGGTTTCGCCTTCTCGCTGTTCTTCCTGATCGCCGCCATCGCCATCGCGCGGCTGGTCGATCGCGGCAACCGCCGCCTGATCCTGGCGGTGGGCGTCGCCTTGTGGTCCTGCGCGACCGCGGCGACCGGCTTCGCGCAGGGGTTCTGGACGCTGGCGCTGTGCCGGATGCTGGTGGGCGTCGGCGAGGCGGTGGTGTTCCCGGTCGCGCTGTCGCTGCTCGCCGATCTCTATCCGGGGCCGCGGCTGACGCGGCAGGTGTCGATCTTCCAGGCAAGTTCGGGGATCGGCATCATGGTCGGTTCGGTGCTGGCCGGCATCCTGGCCGCGGCGCACGGCTGGCGCACGATGTTCGGGATTTTCGGCGTAGCGGGACTCGCCTTGGTGCTGCTGATCGCGCTGACGATGCGGCCGACGCCGCGGATCGCGTCGGCCGACGCGGCGCCGGCGCAGGATCGCAACCTGATCGGCGCGCTCCGTGCGATCCTGCAGGTTCCGGGGCTCGGCTGGCTGGCGCTGGGTTATGGCGCATCGAACATGGCGCTGGCGTGCCTGCCGGTCTGGTCGCCCGCCTTCCTGCTGCGCTCGCACGGCGTGCAACTGGCCGAGGTCGGCGCGCTGGTCGGGCCGCCGGCGGTGCTGGGGGGCATCGCCGGCGGAATCCTGTCGGGCATTCTCGCGACCCGGCTGATCAAGCGCAGCGGCAATCGCCGCGCCGGGCTGATCGTGCCGATCATCGCGCTGCCGCTGGCGATCCCGGCCTATGCGACGTTCCTGTTCGCGCCCTCGCTCCAGACCGTCGTGCTGGCGATCGCGGTGATGAACTTCCTGCTGTCCAGCGGCCTCGGTCCGTGCGTCGCGCTCGCGGTGTCGCTGGTGCCGGCGACGCGGCGCGGCATCACCTCCACGCTGATGTTGATCGTCCAGAATTTGCTCGCCTTCGCGATCGGCCCGCTGCTGATCGGCGTCGTCAGCGACGCGTTGCACCCGGTCTATGGCGAGGACGCGCTACGCTATGCGCTGGCGACGATGCTCGCCGCTCCGCTCGCCGCCTCGCTCCTCCTGTGGACCGCCCGCCGCCGGATCAGCGCGGGCTAG
- a CDS encoding S9 family peptidase, whose amino-acid sequence MTLLDPRIAPPRTLEELREDVVRRIKGNGYPGRGIRLADAAAAMTALTSLDPDEWASVWTVAGDRVVEEAERTTRPDEQRELFKTAFSTYTMGRFPTPVTPGKRAAYDKALAAYMRYADLLPQKLEVVRIPFEGAEIIGYFRKPEGPGPFPLMVQCGGLDFWKEQVADEALSYLPHGICVFGMDMPGTGQSPIKGDVGSERIFSRVFDWAETRADIDSTRMFMRGVSWGGHWATPVAIAEKDRLLGAINHGGAVHHFFQPEWQLKALGTREYLLDLFGARANVFGVKTLDEFLAYGSRMSLLIDDQIDRPCAPMLVMNGAKDSQVPIADQLLLLQRGDAKEAWINPKGVHMGFGAGWGPERTIRDIIAPWLLKKLAQHDSGQS is encoded by the coding sequence ATGACCCTTCTGGACCCGCGCATCGCGCCGCCTCGCACGCTGGAGGAACTGCGCGAAGACGTCGTCAGGCGGATCAAGGGGAACGGCTATCCCGGCCGCGGCATCCGTCTGGCGGACGCCGCGGCCGCGATGACGGCGCTCACGTCGCTCGATCCCGACGAATGGGCCAGCGTGTGGACGGTTGCCGGCGATCGTGTCGTCGAGGAAGCAGAACGCACGACGCGTCCGGACGAGCAGCGCGAACTCTTCAAGACCGCCTTTTCCACCTATACGATGGGCCGGTTCCCGACGCCGGTGACGCCGGGCAAGCGCGCCGCTTACGACAAGGCGCTCGCCGCCTATATGCGCTATGCCGATCTGCTCCCGCAGAAGCTGGAAGTGGTGCGAATCCCATTCGAGGGGGCCGAGATCATCGGCTATTTCCGCAAGCCCGAAGGGCCGGGGCCATTCCCGCTGATGGTCCAGTGCGGGGGACTCGATTTCTGGAAGGAACAGGTCGCCGACGAGGCATTGTCGTACCTGCCGCACGGCATCTGCGTGTTCGGGATGGACATGCCCGGTACCGGCCAGTCGCCGATCAAGGGGGATGTCGGGTCCGAACGCATCTTCAGCCGCGTCTTCGACTGGGCCGAAACGCGCGCCGACATAGACTCGACGCGAATGTTCATGCGCGGCGTCAGCTGGGGCGGCCACTGGGCGACCCCCGTCGCGATCGCCGAGAAGGACCGGCTGCTCGGCGCGATCAATCACGGCGGCGCGGTGCATCATTTCTTTCAGCCGGAATGGCAACTGAAGGCGCTCGGCACACGCGAATATCTGCTCGACCTGTTCGGTGCGCGCGCGAATGTGTTCGGCGTGAAGACGCTCGACGAATTCCTCGCATACGGCTCGCGCATGTCGCTGCTGATCGACGACCAGATCGATCGACCGTGCGCGCCGATGCTGGTGATGAACGGCGCGAAGGACAGTCAGGTGCCGATCGCCGACCAGTTGCTGCTGCTGCAACGCGGCGACGCGAAAGAGGCGTGGATCAATCCGAAGGGCGTTCACATGGGCTTCGGCGCGGGCTGGGGGCCGGAGCGCACGATCCGCGATATCATCGCGCCCTGGCTGCTCAAGAAACTGGCCCAGCACGATAGCGGTCAATCGTGA